DNA sequence from the Novosphingobium sp. IK01 genome:
TCACGAGCTGGCGACGAACGCGATCAAATATGGGGCCCTGTCCAATGAGGCGGGCACGATCGAGCTGACATGGAAGGTGCTGGATTCGGGCACCGAAGCCGAGCTTTGGATGCAATGGGCCGAACGGGGTGGCCCGCCAGTCGTCAGGCCCGAGCGGCGGGGCTTTGGGTCGCGGCTGATATGCACGGCCGTGAGCCGCAGCTTGCGCGGCCGTGCCGAGATGGAGTTTCCCGCCTCGGGCGTCGTGTGGACCTTGCTCGCTCCTCTGGCTGCGGTCGAGCTATGATCGAATGCGGATATGGGATACCCCGACGCTAAGCCTTGGGTTCATCGCGCATGCCTGTCTCTCCGGCCCACGCTCCTTGCTCGATCGGGTCCCTCTCGCTACTTTGATCGTCTCTTTTGTCAGGATCCTGAAATCCGGAGCACGTCTGTATGTCCAAACCGCTTTCCCCCGAAACAATGGCTTTGGTAAAAGCTACGGCGCCTGCGCTCCAGCAGCACGGCGTGGAGATTACCACGCGCATGTATCAGCGCCTGTTCGTCGATCCGGAGATCAAGGCGCTGTTTGACATGGCCGCGCACGAATCCGGCGCGCAGCCCAAGCGGCTCGCGGCGGCGATCCTCGCCTTTGCGCAGAATGTGGACAAGCTCGACGTGCTGAAACCCGCGATCGAGCGCATCGCCGCGCGCCATGTCGAGACCCATATCAAGCCCGAACATTATCCTGCGGTCGCCAACGCGCTGCTGCCGGCGATCCGCGACATATTGGGCGAGGCGGCAACCGATGAGATTCTGAACGCCTGGGGCGAAGCCTACTGGTTCCTGGCCGATATCCTTATCAACCGTGAGGCGCAGCTCTACCGGACTGAGGCGGCATGATCGCCGCATCGGGCCGCTCCTCCCGCTAGGACACTGACTCCTCAGCGCCCGCCAGCCCCATCACGGCGGTAAGGCACCGGCCTTCATTGGCCGAATGGACAGGCACAAGAGAGACGAACTCATCGCCATTACTCCTGAACACCGTTAGCGAGCTTGACGAGCTTCATCTGCACCTTCTCAAGATCGGCAATGGCCTGATGATCTTCGATCGACCAACCCTCACCTTTTGGCCGTTTCGGCCCCTTTTGTAATCGACCGATGATTGAGGCGGCCTCGTAGACCTCCTGCACACCGCCATGGCCGCCCAGATCAAGCCGGTGCGCGATTGTCGTGAGCCGATCCACGAAGTTCGTGCGGGCCGCCGGCCCGCTCTGGTGCGCAAGAGCGGCAGGCCCTGCCTTCAGAGCCGTGGCGAGAACATCCAATGCATCATTATATGGGGTATCTGGCATGATAGCTGTCCTTCTTTGCTTTGCCGATCCCCTCGTGAGTGACTCATGGTCTCCGGCTATTGCTGTTGAAGACCATTACTGGATTGCGGCCGCACGGTTGCATTTGTTTTAGGCAAAGCCACGTTCCCGAGCCCAAGCAATGGCTGCGGCGCGCCGATTGACACCGATCTTTCCGTAGATGCCGGCAACGTGGTTTCGCACCGTGTTTCCCGAAAGCGACAAATGCTTCGCGATCACCTTGTCGTCCAGGCCCTCGCAGATAAGCCCCAGCACCTCACGCTCACGAGGCGTCAGGTCGGCGGTCTCAGTGGGGTCGTTTGCGGGAGGGGGCGAAATCCTACGCTCTCATGACTGCCATCCGAGACGCTGACCGAGTTTACTCCTTCGCTGGTCGCAAGACCAGCGGTCGCATTGACCTTGGCGGGTGTGCCGCGGACGCCTGATCGACGACGATTGATCATGCTCTCATCCGCGGGTTGGTTACCGCACTACCCGTATCCGTCGCTGGGCCTATCCTCCGTCTAAGTTCGGGCGTCGGACGAACCTGCCCCACCGTACATCGTGGATTGCCCATCACAGTCGGGTGCCCGCGGCACGCCGGCCAAGGCTATGCAGTTGGTGCGCTGGCGCCTCCTCTCGTTAATGTCGTGCGCGGATCAGCCGGCTATCGCCGGCGACACCCGACGGGCGATGTCCCAGGCATAGCCGACCAGTTCACGCGCGATCGCGGTGGTCACCTTGGGCTGAGGCTTGCCCGTGGCCGCCAGGCGACGGTAGCGCTGGCACAGGCGAACCTGCGCTTTCCACCCGATCGCCTGGATGTCCTCGGACAAGTCGATGACCCGCTCACGGTAGCGTCGTTCCTCGCGAGCGGGCAGTCGATACGACCAGCCCGCCTCAATCAGCATGGTTCGTGCCTGCGCGTTGCCCGCGCGGGTGATCCGGCCCCGTTTGGTCCGAGCGCCGCTGGAGTGCTCGGACGGCACCAAGCCGACATACGCCATCAGTTGCTTGGGATTGTCGAAGCGGGTGAGATCGCCTACTTCAGCGACCAGCGTCGCAGCGCTGACCAGCCTGATACCGCGCAGGACCTGTAGATTGCGGACCAGCGGCGCAAAACACCATGCGTCCACCGCTTCAGTCAGCGCCGCTTCTAAGCGCCCAACCCGTGCCTGCGCCTCCAGCACCCGCTTCTGCATTTCCTCGAATGCCAGCTGTTGGTGGGGAAAATCGAACCGCTGCTCGGACAACCACCGCCAGTACATTTTCGTCCAGGCCGCCTTGCCGCCGAAACGACGATCATGACGCAACAGGAAGCTGCGCACTGTCTGCTTGGCTCCGATGGCATCATCTTGCGCGCTGCGTCGCGCGCGGATGAGATCGCGTACCGCCTCGTGCGCTTCGTCCGGTATCCAGATTGCGGTGAGTTCGCCAGCGCGTAGCAGCCGCGCCAGGGTCATCGCGTCACGCCGGTCCGTCTTTACATGGTCACCCGGGCGCCGCGGCATCATCGAGGGGGCGATGACGATGCAATTCTGTCCCAGCTTCGTCAGCAGCCGATGCAAGCCATACCCGCAGGGACCAGCTTCGTAGCAGACGTTCAACGTCACGCCCGGTCCAGTCAGCCGCTTGACCAGCTTCCTGATCGCATCGTCCTCGTTGGCGACCGTGCCGACGAAACGCACCTCGCCTCCGCGTTCCCCATCGGCAACCGCGACCGCAATGGTTTCCTTATGAACGTCCAGACCAACGTATTTCACCGTCTCCGTCATGACTCGTCTCCGCTGCTGACAAATCCATCATCAGCATCTCAGATTCGAGCCTCCGAGGCTCTGGCAGTCATGGGGTCTAAGCCGAGGACGCGCTTTCCGTAATCTCTGAGTTCACCCTTGGGACCGACATAGCGGTAGAGAGTGACGCGCTCGATCCCGAGTTCCTTGCATAGATCGGAGACGGACGTGTCGCGCTGGGCCATGGCGGCCTGGGCGAGGCGCACCTGAGCTTTGGAAAGGGCAAACTTGCGGCCGCCCTTACGGCCCCGCGCGCGGGCGGCGGCCAGGCCGGG
Encoded proteins:
- a CDS encoding globin domain-containing protein encodes the protein MSKPLSPETMALVKATAPALQQHGVEITTRMYQRLFVDPEIKALFDMAAHESGAQPKRLAAAILAFAQNVDKLDVLKPAIERIAARHVETHIKPEHYPAVANALLPAIRDILGEAATDEILNAWGEAYWFLADILINREAQLYRTEAA
- a CDS encoding LuxR C-terminal-related transcriptional regulator, with amino-acid sequence MSPPPANDPTETADLTPREREVLGLICEGLDDKVIAKHLSLSGNTVRNHVAGIYGKIGVNRRAAAIAWARERGFA
- a CDS encoding IS110 family transposase codes for the protein MTETVKYVGLDVHKETIAVAVADGERGGEVRFVGTVANEDDAIRKLVKRLTGPGVTLNVCYEAGPCGYGLHRLLTKLGQNCIVIAPSMMPRRPGDHVKTDRRDAMTLARLLRAGELTAIWIPDEAHEAVRDLIRARRSAQDDAIGAKQTVRSFLLRHDRRFGGKAAWTKMYWRWLSEQRFDFPHQQLAFEEMQKRVLEAQARVGRLEAALTEAVDAWCFAPLVRNLQVLRGIRLVSAATLVAEVGDLTRFDNPKQLMAYVGLVPSEHSSGARTKRGRITRAGNAQARTMLIEAGWSYRLPAREERRYRERVIDLSEDIQAIGWKAQVRLCQRYRRLAATGKPQPKVTTAIARELVGYAWDIARRVSPAIAG